In one window of Arthrobacter pascens DNA:
- a CDS encoding alpha/beta hydrolase translates to MDFVADVRLTDGPVLWAAWILGAAAALYLTWPTPALSTRRSLVNVVSSVIAGAVVVAIVHWALIDYFSTFPENIPLEVLTWCVPAVAALVLMLLRLPRSSWRQRSLGLVAFVLVGLLCTVQVNAYFGLNRTVSDLMGTAVARISTLEPALTHQPGAAAAVPLNGWQPSSELPKEGALRKANIPGTASGLSTRDAYLYLPPAYFAANRPALPVLLLFSGQPGGPADWLSGGALRAHMDDFAAAHGGVAPVVVVADPNGSQQANTLCLDSRIAHADTYLSKDVPAWIANTLDVSPDHRHWAVGGFSFGATCALQMGTRHPDVYRSVLAFSSELEPALAKERQKTVDASFPGDTAAFDRQTPLAVMAKSHFDSSAAYFAAGERDPEFIGYMKTLSDAAQKAGFRVESKRVQFAGHSWDTPSKGMADGLAFLADRWGLKT, encoded by the coding sequence GTGGATTTTGTCGCCGATGTGCGCCTGACCGATGGTCCGGTTCTCTGGGCTGCCTGGATCCTCGGTGCGGCTGCAGCACTCTATCTCACCTGGCCCACCCCCGCTCTGAGTACCCGCCGCTCGCTGGTGAACGTGGTTTCCTCCGTCATCGCAGGTGCCGTCGTCGTGGCCATTGTGCACTGGGCATTGATTGACTACTTCTCCACCTTTCCTGAAAATATCCCCCTTGAAGTCCTCACTTGGTGCGTCCCCGCAGTCGCCGCCCTGGTCCTCATGCTCCTGCGGCTGCCGCGGAGTTCATGGCGGCAGCGAAGCCTGGGGCTGGTGGCCTTCGTACTCGTGGGGCTGCTGTGCACGGTACAGGTCAATGCCTACTTCGGCCTCAATCGGACGGTGAGCGACCTCATGGGCACTGCCGTAGCCAGGATCAGCACGCTGGAGCCTGCCCTCACGCACCAGCCGGGCGCCGCGGCTGCCGTCCCGCTCAACGGCTGGCAGCCGAGCAGTGAGCTCCCGAAGGAGGGTGCGCTGCGGAAGGCAAATATTCCCGGCACGGCTTCCGGCCTGTCCACCCGTGACGCCTACCTCTACCTGCCGCCCGCCTATTTTGCAGCCAACCGGCCTGCGCTTCCCGTGCTGCTCCTGTTCTCGGGCCAGCCTGGTGGCCCGGCCGACTGGCTGTCCGGGGGAGCCCTTCGAGCGCACATGGATGACTTTGCCGCCGCTCACGGCGGGGTGGCGCCAGTTGTTGTGGTGGCGGATCCAAACGGTTCCCAGCAGGCAAATACACTCTGCCTGGACAGCAGGATCGCTCATGCTGACACCTACTTATCCAAGGATGTGCCCGCCTGGATCGCTAACACTTTGGATGTCAGCCCTGACCACCGCCACTGGGCTGTGGGCGGATTTTCCTTTGGCGCAACCTGCGCACTCCAGATGGGTACCCGGCATCCGGACGTCTACCGTTCTGTACTGGCGTTTTCGAGCGAGCTGGAACCAGCCCTTGCCAAGGAGCGGCAGAAGACCGTCGACGCCTCATTCCCGGGGGACACTGCCGCCTTTGACCGGCAGACGCCCCTGGCCGTGATGGCAAAGTCGCATTTCGATTCCAGCGCAGCCTACTTCGCGGCCGGCGAGCGTGACCCGGAGTTCATTGGATATATGAAGACCTTGTCCGACGCCGCCCAAAAAGCCGGGTTCAGGGTCGAGTCGAAGCGGGTGCAGTTTGCCGGCCATTCCTGGGATACGCCATCCAAGGGAATGGCGGACGGCCTGGCGTTCCTGGCCGACCGTTGGGGGCTGAAGACGTGA